In a genomic window of Dermochelys coriacea isolate rDerCor1 chromosome 11, rDerCor1.pri.v4, whole genome shotgun sequence:
- the LOC119863197 gene encoding gamma-crystallin B-like, translating into MLYERPNFQGQQFFLKRGDYPDMQSEGFSTSIKSCRMIPPHRGTYRIKIYEKEDHRGNMVELTEDSPHVMDQLRAHEMLSCSVLDGHWILYELPNYRGRQYLLRPGEYRRFSDWGSMSGKVGSLRRATDLY; encoded by the exons ATGCTCTATGAACGTCCCAACTTCCAGGGACAGCAGTTCTTTCTGAAACGGGGGGATTATCCTGACATGCAGTCTGAGGGTTTCAGCACCTCCATTAAGTCCTGCCGAATGATCCCACCT CACAGGGGCACCTACAGGATAAAGATCTATGAGAAGGAGGATCACAGAGGCAACATGGTAGAGTTAACCGAGGACTCGCCGCATGTCATGGACCAGCTACGTGCCCACGAGATGCTCTCTTGTTCTGTGCTGGACGGGCACTGGATCCTTTACGAATTGCCGAATTATAGAGGCCGCCAATACCTGCTGAGGCCAGGGGAATACAGGAGATTCAGCGATTGGGGCTCTATGAGTGGCAAAGTCGGCTCTTTGAGACGTGCCACTGATCTTTACTGA
- the LOC119863195 gene encoding gamma-crystallin B-like, giving the protein MVCSLKPATMEKIILFEDRNFQGRSVECSSDRPDLQSQLSRCNSVRVESGCFMLYERPNFQGQQFFLKRGDYPDMQSEGFSTSIKSCRMIPPHRGTYRIKIYEKEDHRGNMVELTEDSPHVMDQLRVHEMLSCSVLDGHWILYELPNYRGRQYLLRPGQYRRFSEWGSMSGKVGSLRRATDFY; this is encoded by the exons ATGGTTTGCAGCCTGAAACCAGCTACAATGGAAAAG ATCATCCTTTTCGAGGACAGAAACTTCCAGGGCCGCTCTGTTGAGTGCAGCAGCGACCGTCCAGATTTGCAAAGTCAGCTCAGCCGCTGTAACTCCGTCCGCGTGGAAAGTGGCTGCTTCATGCTCTATGAACGTCCCAACTTCCAGGGACAGCAGTTCTTTCTGAAACGGGGGGATTATCCTGACATGCAGTCTGAGGGTTTCAGCACCTCCATTAAGTCCTGCCGGATGATCCCACCT CACAGGGGCACCTACAGGATAAAGATCTATGAGAAGGAGGATCACAGAGGCAACATGGTAGAGTTAACTGAGGACTCGCCGCATGTCATGGACCAGCTACGCGTCCACGAGATGCTCTCTTGTTCTGTGCTGGACGGGCACTGGATCCTTTACGAATTGCCGAATTACAGAGGCCGCCAATACCTGCTGAGGCCAGGGCAGTACAGGAGATTCAGTGAGTGGGGCTCTATGAGTGGCAAAGTCGGCTCTTTGAGACGTGCCACTGATTTTTACTGA